A window from Bdellovibrionales bacterium encodes these proteins:
- a CDS encoding rhomboid family intramembrane serine protease, which yields MRSVRLVPIIIVLNILVFLMWSTGGDERLWFMHNNFAVSWEALQQGRWWVLVTSVFSHEMFFHLLLNMYVLNGFGDAIESILGAKRFFVFYMAAGIFSSFAHAAVSAFLLGKPELPAVGASGAIAAVLILFCLLYPKEKLLLFGIIPLPAMWGALAFVGLDVWGLISQAEGGGLPIGHGAHLGGALFGLIAYFILRPRLVRVQR from the coding sequence ATGCGATCAGTAAGACTTGTTCCCATCATCATTGTTCTAAATATTTTGGTCTTTCTCATGTGGTCTACCGGAGGCGATGAACGTCTGTGGTTCATGCACAATAACTTCGCGGTCAGCTGGGAAGCTCTTCAACAAGGGCGATGGTGGGTGCTGGTCACCTCTGTTTTTTCTCATGAAATGTTTTTTCACTTGTTACTGAACATGTATGTGCTGAATGGCTTTGGCGATGCGATCGAATCTATCTTAGGAGCCAAAAGATTTTTCGTGTTCTACATGGCGGCGGGCATCTTTAGTTCTTTTGCCCACGCCGCGGTTTCGGCATTTCTTCTTGGCAAACCGGAACTTCCTGCGGTCGGTGCTTCCGGCGCCATTGCCGCCGTCTTGATTTTATTTTGCCTGCTTTACCCTAAAGAAAAGTTATTGCTATTTGGTATCATTCCACTGCCGGCAATGTGGGGCGCACTGGCTTTTGTCGGTTTAGATGTGTGGGGACTTATCAGCCAGGCTGAGGGCGGAGGCTTACCTATCGGTCACGGAGCGCATTTAGGTGGCGCTCTATTCGGACTGATTGCTTATTTCATTTTGCGTCCCCGCCTTGTTCGTGTTCAAAGATAA